The Sebastes umbrosus isolate fSebUmb1 chromosome 4, fSebUmb1.pri, whole genome shotgun sequence genomic sequence AGACCCGTATCTTAGTAATGGTTGCGTTAGagctgctcgattatggcaaaaaatCATAGCCTAATCATGAATATCTTGGTCAATATTgaaattgtgtttatttaacacGATAACTGATTGACTTTATACAacaacatcatgcatttagaatgaaaactttgtacattttaaagttaaatgcatcaatctggtgcactttgagagcaaaactaagaggctagatctatgaaaaaaattgtgctcttgtaaagaatttaataataaacacatcGGTTGTAAAGATAAAAATGGGGATCACAGCCAAAAAGACAGACGCGCCGAGAGCAGGATGCCCCGTGCCTCtccgcagggagagagggcacagcggTCAAAAATTCCATGACAACtatgtgattaatcattttaatatcaaacctgatgttttttttccacccactAAAACAAAAGGAACGTAAAGACAAGTAAGATCAAGTAAAGAAACATGACGTAGGAAAACAGGATAAACTTTCTGGTTCTGTCTACAGTCGAGGAGATCTTAGAAGTTCAAGTCCGTCTAGCGACAGTCACTCAGAGTGAGCTCTGCTTAGCGACGTCTCGGCTTCCGTTCTACATCAGTGACGCTTTGATCGCGGTTAATCTGTTACATGTGAatttcatattcattcatttcaaaagAGGAAGTGCTGAATAATTCCTTTGGTTGATAAGTCATTTATCCTACACATGTACCCATAATGCAGCATAAATTAAGTGGCTCagtctgcttcttcttcttcttttttttttttttacagcaatttatgtaataaaaaagaaaagttgcaATGAAAGTTCAGATGTTAATATCGTCCTCTGATCGGTATAATCTCTACAGGTTTCCTCCGAAGGCTTCCTGTTGTCGAACTGTTTATGGAGGCGCGACGCAGCCTGCCTTTGTTTACAGCCAAACAACTTTGAATTAAATAGGATTACGTGTGCCGTGTTAAATCAGCAAGCCGTGATTGAGAGAAGAAAGGCAGTCTAATTATTTCGACTGTACTAATCCTACATTTTCTGGCTAATAATCTGCTCTGTGTAAATCCCTCCATTGAAATCAGAGTCGCACGGTGTAGCATGTTATCCTCCTTTGTTACAGCACAAGTCTGAGTCGGACAGTTTAAGTGAAGTCACTTGATTGATTAGCTATAGGTCTGCACTTGAAATGAGAGAATGTAGCATGAATTCAATAGGTGTGGGGGGACTGAAACCATGAAATCTTTCTTCATTTTTACTGATGGGCTTTAGTATTTCTCTTGAGAGTGAGTTTAGTGGCTTTTCTACTCTTTATAGGGTAAAAGAATTGTGTCTCCTTGGTGTGTTTTACGCAGGACGGTGGTTAGATTTAAAGAAAGTGGTTGATAAGTTGATCATttaaagtcatttatcaaggCAAAATACCAAATATCAACTGCCTCCAGcgtctcaaatgtgaggatttgctgcattTCTCTGTTTCGTATcattgtaaataaaatatttatgagAAACAAGCAATATGAAGATGTCACCGAGGGCTCTtcatgggcatttttcactattttatgagATTTTATAGATgaaacaatgaataaatagcCCTAAAGCAGCCCTAATAGTCACTATAAATGGTATCCATTAAGTTTGAGGACTTGCGATAGATAAATCCTAAAAACGAAAGATCAGAATCGATGTAGCAGAGCATATTCTGACCTTTAGTTCTTCCAAGTCAAGCTCAAAAAACGCtggatcctacaattcccatTAAGCATCTGTATAACTTCAAATCCTTCCTTCCCAGTAAACATTCTGGGGCCTCATTATAGACAAATATCCTGGTAGAATTGCCGCAGTTTTCCCGTCTGTTAGGAAGTCCAAAAGTATATTTTGGTATCAACATTTTAAAACCCCATATTTTGACATCCCGTATGCTACATTCATCTGTTCACTGCTGGCCCGTGACGGTTCTCTGACAGCAGTGAGAGTTTGTGTAGAAGCCTGTTTGGTCACTGAGGACTTTTCAGGCCTTTTGCCTGTCAGCTGTGCCTCTCACAGAGGGTCGATTGCCAGTCAGGCAGCAGCAGGCCGGATGGCAGAAAGCGCAGCGGAGCCCTTTTGAAGTGTGCCGAGGAGGCTCAGTGTCGACTTTACCCTTGACACTCATCACCAgtgttgttctctctctctctctccgtctccctcctgCAGAATGTAAAGTATGGAGAAATCCGCTGAATTTATTTCGTGGAGCCGAATATAATCGGTGAGTGACGGCAGCTGAGTTACCTGCATGTGAAAGCCCTCTGGAGCTCTGGCCTttgctgtctttcttttttcctccctctctctgatcTGTTTGGCTCCTCTATTGCTTGTTCTCATATCATCAGTCTGTCTCGTGTTCCtgcctttgtttttgttttcctaaTCTGTCTTTGATATACTATTTCTTTTCCTTCGCCGTCATCAGTTTGCCGTTTTCGCCTCGGTTGCCGTAAATTTCTCTCACGCCTCTTTAATTTTTCTCTTTTGATCATCCTGTCTTTCATTCCGTATCAacttctcactcctcctttttgtcattgcaaattaatcgcacgttttttatctgttcaaaatgtactttaaagggagatttagcaagtatttaatactcttatcaacatgggagtggacaaatatgatgctttatgtaaatgaatgtatatatttattattgtaaatcaattaacaacacaacaatgacaaatattgtccagaaaccctcacaggtatctgtagaggggagactcgtgggtacccatagaacccattttcattcacatatcttgaggtcagacgtcaagggagcccttttgaaaatggacatgacagtttttcctcgctttAGCGTactgtaactttggagcgttatttaacctccttcccgacaagctagtataacatggattccttaggttttctagtttcatatgatgcctctAGCTTTAATCTAGCTGTAATACTAACgcattaaagaagttagtggcgttaaaacgaatttgtgttaacgtgttattatgaCACCAGCCCTTAGTCTTTGTGCTTCCTctattcttcttctctcccatttctttttcttttcacccGTTTTGATTTGTTCTCATCAGTTTGGGTTCTCTGTCACTCTcccttttattctctctctgacGTGTCTGCCTCCCGTTCCTCCTGTTGAGTCATCCTCCACTTTTCTATTTCTCACGTTGTAATTATCTTGTCATTTTTCTCCACCTATCACCCCGCATGCTGAGCTCCAGCTCTTAACTTTGGTCCATCTCAGTCTCAGTACAATACCCATTAGGTCAGCACAGTCTGAGTCATTTACAGTCAAACTAAACAAACATCTAACATTAGCTCAGgtcttttattctctctctcttgataATCACGAACGTGTCTCTGTGCTTGTCTTCAGATATACGTGGGTAACGGGTCGAGAGCCGCTGACATACTACGATATGAATCTGTCGGCACAAGACCATCAGACCTTCTTTACTTGTGACTCCGACCACCTCCGGCCTGCTGATGCCAGTAAGCAAacacatgcatatacagtacttGTATCTTTTGTATGatttgtgtgcacacacacacacagaggtgatAATGTGACCGCTCTGAcatctttaaatgtgtttgtttggtgtCAGTTATGCAGAAGGcgtggagagagaggaacccACAAGCTCGCATCTCCGCAGCACATGAAGCTCTGGAGCTGGAAGAGTGAGTTCACTTCCTTTATcgtcctctctttgtctctctagTAGAACTGTCTGTTGTTTTACGACTCTCTCCTTTGAGACCAGCTGTTAGGGGTGTTGGTTGTCATCTAAATTAGTGAAGGTGTTAATGTAAGAAAgcaaaagaacaattaaaatgattctgtttgtTAACCTTTATGCATCACTAGggacatttttggctttttcATTTTTCGATAATTTTTGCAAGATTgcgatttttttcctaaaattttgGAAGTTCAACCTCCGCTATAATAAACTATGTAGCCAAATACACTCAGACCCTTGAGGACAAAGATGTCCCCATTAAAACTCAGAGAAAAGCCAGACAAGATAAACATTTCTTCGTCCTTTTAATTATTTGGTAACCTCTTAGATTTATGTTTGGACCTGTTTGGGGGGATTTTATCCCTAAATCCAAAATGATAATAAACACTGTTTCTTCTCGGTCAATAGACTTCAATGTGGTATAAATTGAAAGATTGGAAACTGCGGGTTGTGTCGGTGGGAGGGATGATGCATCTCCTCACAGATTGGCCCTCTGGGTGACCGCCTGCATCATTCATAGGGGGAAGACAACTTGTTTTCATGGCAGTGTAGGTTTATTTTTAGGAGCGTCTGCGActacaaaggcagcgcagaggAATTGTGTCAGTGTTGTATGTTGCTTTCAGCTCATATCAAGGCCGTGACAGCAGGTTGACTCAGAGGAAAACTTCTTTGATCAGTGCGCTATCAGATGCTGCCTACAAATCGTAAAAAGCAGTTTTTATAGCACAGAGGACGCCGCGCTGTGTAGACAAAACTGACTCCATAAGGATGTGAGAATAAGTAAGTTTGTAATTTCCTGGTTAACAGATCCtggtcctctcctcctctcctctcctcctgtagTTGCGCGACAGCGTACATCCTGCTGGCGGAGGAAGAAGCGACAACCATCATGGAGGCTGAACGTTTGTTTAAACAGGCTCTAAAAGCTGGAGAGGGCTGCTACCGCCGCAGCCAACAGCTCCAACATCACGGTACACAGTACGAAGCCCAGCACAGTGAGTATCAGCCCGGGTTAAAAAACTGATCCCATCATGCTCAcaattttctgtgtgtgtatgtatgtgtgttacaTCGTGTCTTTGTGTGCTTCCTCCACCAGGAAGAGACACCAACGTATTGGTGTACATAAAGAGAAGACTGGCCATGTGCTCCAGAAAGCTTGGTCGAACACGAGAAGCAGTTAAAATGATGAGAGATGTAAGtacataaacacagacacacacacaaacacacacacacacacacacacacactagggctgtcaatcgattaaaatattgaatcgcttgtccatagttaatcacaattaatcacacattttttatctgttcaaaatgctcattaaagggagatttgtcaactatttattattcttatcaacatggaagtgggcaaatatgctgctttatgcaaatgtatgtaattatttattattggaaaatcaattaataacacaaaacaatgacaaatattgtccagaaaccctcacaggtactgcatttagcataaaaaaatatgtgtcagtgtgctgacttgactatgacttgcccaaaacggcatgtgattatcataaagtgggcatgtctgtaaaggggagactcgtgggtacccatagaacccattttcattcacatatctggaggtcggaggtcaagggacccctttgaaaaggaccacgccagtttttcctcgccaaaaatttgTGTTAgttttagagcgttatttagcctccttccctctagatttaaaactgagcctgcgacaacctaaaaatcacaagttgcgttaatgtgtaaaagaaattagtggcgttaaaacgaatttgcattaacgtgggAACTTTGTcagccctaacacacacacacacacacacacacatgttattCATTGATTCCTCTCTGTCAGGTGACAACACATGTACAACATTCACTCAGATacactgatggtacgtgtccacaggctccgtgctttccacaccccccattcattgtctatgtaagcagccgcgcaatgcattctggtagcgtggcgtcgcgatttcaagagactaggcgtcacgacgcccgctcctcatttgcataaagttgagggctcgtctactttatgcaaatcacaggcgtccgacgcgactcgccgcctctcgaaactcctgaggatcttttaaaataaacgttgttgatccaaattaaagacagattcagcaactacatggattatttctcgccttaaatgttttcagaaacacatttcagtgacctatttacgtgaaataagagaagaaagtttctaaacgagcctccatactggttccggtttgaaagctgggagcagcagccaacggcgggaaagcgttcgtccaatcaggagccgagtgccttgtttctagggacagcacaccaagcgtccaatgttgggaagcgtcgcgtcccctcgcgataaaaaacgcccctgtggacacgtaccatcagactTTAACTACAACAGTATTCTGTAACTGCATTAATGATGACCCAAAAGCTCTTTGTCTGCTGACTGTGCATGTGTCGCCCCCTGTCCGGTATTACATGTAACAACAGTTGTGTGTTTTCCAGTTAATGAAGGAGTTCCCTCTCCTCAGTATGTTCAACATCCACGAGAACCTGCTGGAGTCGCTACTAGAGCTCCAGAACTACGCCGACGTCCAGGCCGTTCTGGCCAAGTACGACGGTGAgggactcaaacacacacacacacacacacacacacacacacagatattcagattcacatagaaataaaaaaaaaagtgatcatagtggaatattagtgtgcatgtaaacatagtcgcTGGTCTTTCAGGGTTGCATTGTCATAAAACAGGTGTTGCAATATCTTTTATTCATCTGCTGCATAGAGTATCTCAGCTTTAGTGTTGgagtcagagagaaaaaaggcaGATCACACTTAACTGTtgaataagtaaaaaataagaTATAAGATAACAAAACACCCCCGGAGCTCTGAAACCTGAACTCATTATCCACATTCAGAACCCCCTCTGGGCAGCTGACCTTGCCTCTCTTAACTATCACCTGTAATTCCAACCTTTATGCTATGTTCACTAaacacctccctccctctctgtctgctttGTGTCTCCACAGATATTAGTTTACCCAAATCTGCAACAATATGTTACACAGCAGCATTGCTCAAAGCCAGGGCGGTATCGGACAAGTGAGTATCGCTTTTCATCGTCTACAATGCTCATACGGGGttgtggggtggggtgggggggggaggggctCTACATACCTGCTCTGCTATCTAAGAGTTGTAGAATAGAGCTGAACATGGCCCGGGGAGCTGCTCAGTGTGAATGGGAGAATAGAGCTTAGCTGAGCGCTTAGCGGTTACTCTGCTCTTTGGTTCAGGGCTGATCAGCGTTATTATGAGTGTTTGTGTCTCGCCAGAGCGCTCCGGTCACCCAGAGGCACAAGGTCATTTATGACTGTAAAACAGATAATGGTGGTGCACAGATAAAACCATAGAAACTGCCTTTTGTAAGGGATAACACCCACCCGACAAGGTGTCCATAATCAGGAATTAATATACGATGAGGCCAGAACCGTGCGTCCTCGGATGCGTGTTGGGTCGTTGCCTACGCAAAGTCCACtcattcctgataatggacaccttGTCAGGCATATTACCGCCTATACCGTGGTCACctgacaaagaaaaaagacctttaatttatattttcacgCGTTTTAGTACCAAAATCTTAAGTATTTTGCAATGCATTCACTCCGTTTCCCTGGTAACCCTGAGGTTTTGCTAATACCTGGAACAATCATTATTATCCCATAAGGTTCTTATGCAATGGAAACATTGTTCACTGCTCCAGTAAATAGGACGGACCTAATTAATGGacaccctgcagccaatcagaatcatGTATTCACCCAGACCATGGTATAAATACATATGTACACACACGGAGTATTAATATTTGCTGTTTATCTTTTATGTTAATTCTAGTGTCAAAATTGCTCAAAATAAGCGTTAAATCTGTAATCTCACACCCTGAATGTACTATTGGTGATGCACTGGAGTATTCTCCTGCTCTGGTCCTCACATGTATGTTAATACAAGCGTACTCAAAACActcagtacatttttttttgagaaacaGACGGTCTTTTACACGTCAGGGATCAATGTGATGTTCGTACACGGAGCAGCTAGTTAGTGACAAGCGAGCCGCCTGGATTTCAGCGTCTTTATTCGTCACCCTGGGAGTTATTTTCAGAATCACTTTGATCATATAGTGATGTGTAATCCCAAGTGAGATCACtgacaggagtgtgtgtgttgtgtgtgttgtgtgtgtgtgtgcagattctCTCCAGAGGCAGCATCCAGGCGAGGGCTGAGCACAGCAGAGATGAACGCAGTAGAAGCCATCCACAGAGCGGTGGAGTTCAACCCTCACGTCCCCAAAGTGAgactcatatacacacacacacacacacacacacgcacacacacacacacacacacctgctgagGTCGTACTGTGATCATATTCTCGCCATGTAACAGAGGCTACCTGTCAGTGAAGGTGTTGAACTGTTGACATGAAACACATCAGATAATCAATCCtatttaagaagaagaagaactttattgtcattatgcaAGCACAGGGAAGTTGCAGTTGCGTCAACCTCAAATGGTGCATTGTAGGTTGACACACTGCAATTTCGTTATGCTTTCATAACAGACAGAATAGACCTCTTTATTGTCCACTTCACAGAGACGCACATATCCATACATACACTTAAAAGCTTCCTTTGCCATCGGTTAAATTACAAGAgattaggggggggggggggaaagccTAAGTGAGCCAAACGGTTGGGATGAGAGTGctaaaatattaagttaatacATATCTTAAATAGACATCATAAAAGAAACAGCAGCCGTCTCTAATATCTCGTGAAATCATTTGTTAAGTAAAATGAGAGCGGATGGAATAAAAGATCTCTTGAAGAAGTTTCTCTTTGCTGTGGGTATCGTCGTCCCGAGGGGagttttttaaattcattaaatAGAGGATGTAAAGAGTCCTGAACTATTAATGTTGCAAtaaagttcttcttcttcttcttacaaaaaaaagataattttttaaaagataACTACGATTATCAAGCAAATAGTTGGAAGCTTCATTCATACCGTTGACAATTTGAATTATAAATCAACATTCAAATGCtgctcagctttttttttgcatatctGAAAGTTCAAGCTAcactaatattaataatataatattatttgtagaattaaattccagtggtggctgtgtAGAATTGTTTcagacttgtgtgatccaaacatttccaataactccagagcgttgtgaagtccaaatttattgaaaaaaaagaaagatatagtcatttccaaaattcacgtttttaatctaacaaaatattctgctacaattcatatttgttggcgttttgtgagttatattcattaaagaaagttgatttgataaaaaaaaagactaggaatcactttattcaaattgaggattttgttttatttttatttttagggtgatgacatcataaaatatgatgacagacattcaaagctttattcgaaaacctcaatagaagcttcaaaagtaaaaaaaaaaaatacttttgttaCAGCCCTAAAACCAAGATAGAGTATGTATACTGAACAGGCCATTTTATGTAACAGAGACAGTGTTTCTAAATAATCTCAAACAAACATTCCTTTATTGATATCTCTTGTTCATCCTGTTGATCATCTGCCTTtgttctcttctcctcctcctcctcctcctcctcctcctcctcctcctcagtatCTGCTGGAGATGAAGAGTCTGATTCTTCCTCCAGAACACATCCTGAAGAGAGGAGACAGCGAGGCCATCGCCTACGCCTTCTTCCACCTGCAGCACTGGAAAAGGGTAGAGGGGGCGCTCAACCTGCTGCACTGCACCTGGGAGGGCAGTGAGTACACAAACGGTtaccaaacacacactccaCTGGCCACATGGAAATTCACTGTTAATTATTAAAGAAGTGATCAGCCGTCTGCAACTaaaactctctctgtgtgtgtttgtagcgtTCAGAATGATCCCGTATCCTCTGGAGAAGGGTCACCTGTTCTATCCCTACCCCATCTGCACAGAGACGGCCGACAGAGAGCTGCTACCCAGTAAGAGACGCCCTGACACACATTTATACGTGCACACGATGTCTATTTACACAGTACAAGCACCAAAATATATGATCTTACATACTACTGGAAATCcgtctgttttctctctttaaacgCTTTAAAGAAAAGTCAAAACAGCGAGGAATACTGTTTGGATTTTAGTCTTAaacagtagtaataatagtaatacttGTAGTCGCAGCAGCATCATTCAAAAAGACAGCAGTGGAgaaagtactcagatcttttacttaagtaaaagtactaacacACTGTaagaatactctgttacaaataaaagtcctgcactgaaaatgttacttaaagttactgtagggaacttttaactggttatgaaaccgTCTCAATTTAATAtcgatgcctctatatgacctacataagtaaacaagaccatcagcgaaTGGACTGGAAATTTcgatatagttattcttaatgcttgatGATGATGAGACAAATTCCTTAACAGAGCGCTGAGCGTCGTCGTGCTGTCTGCTCAGCAGCTCGTCTGTCTTCACACACAAACCTTCACTTGATTAAGTTGGCTTCCAGCCACCAGCAGCAACACACTGtgctgtggttgtgtgtgtgtgtgtagcaggatggatggatatatacatatattacatCACATTACTGCTGctcaccaaaacacatttttaatttttttatttaacataaaagGTGAAGGGCAGAAAGTTTGATCGCGACAACTTACAATTACAACACTTAAATCTGTGGAGTGCTCCCGCCATGGTTTGGGATTGTTCCAGCTGTGTGTCGcaccttttttttatacttcacGGGTGCCGGAAAGGATACACCGATGTATCTTCACTTATGtcacattcacaccaagagcgaaaTCAATATTTTGCCGCGCTTTACTCGCACTGAGTTGGGCCGCCAGTTTCATTTGTGTTAATTCGCGCTAGACGCACCGAAGAGAAGAAGGCGCTACtgtggtatgaacccaaaataaacagattgtgctgtaatttaattgcaataaacagatcaaaaggatgctgaaataacaacacaatgatgctgatttgtaaaaagtcgtaattcatgttttgtcaggtctgtccacaagacgacaaacaaacaacttttaaaatgcttgttttctgaatggagtttggatcacTTAGTGCCAGGCTacgcagctgctccatcaacactcaagatAAATTCATATGGGCATAAATACTGGAGCAGCGTTGTTATTTCTACCATAGACAGTCTTAAataattggtaaaaaaaacccGAACTAACCTGAGGTATGTGATGTAAATGTCTAAACTAACATTgaatttatgtgtgtttgtgtttgtgtttgtgtgtgtgtttgtcccgCGTGGAAGCAGTGTTTCACGAGGTGTCAGTCTACCCTAAGAAGGAGCTGcccttcttcatcctcttcacAGCCGGCCTCTGCTCCTTCACCGCCATGCTGGCTCTGCTCACACACCAGTTCCCCGAACTCATGGGAGTGTTTGCTAAAGCTGTgagtacacacacgcacacacacacacacacacacacacacacacacacacagtaacttgTTCTCCGTTGTTTGGAAAGTTTTAAGCGAAGACAAAATACAGAACTTGGATTTTTGCTGCAGAAAAATCCATCAAAGCTAAACTGTTGCTGTGGATGTCTCTATGATTTCGCTGACCTTTTCTCCGGCACGAAACTCTCCTCTTAAGCTGCACTCCGGTTGACGACGAGCGATCTTAAAAAGTTAATAGCCTCATTTCCATAAAACGTGCCGGATGGAATAATATATCTAGTGACCGTCTGACCTTTCTTCATGTGCCACCTTCAGgtcaaaatgtcttgttttgcacACAGTGTCATAACCTGAACAGCAGATTGCTATGAAATATGCTCCACGGAGATAACCTCGTTCAATTTCAATGTCGCTGTGACCTTTTTCTCCACCGCCACATTCAGGATAAACTTTTAGTTTTGAACCTCCCAGTGTCGGAGATCTACAGCTACAAAATCGTGTTCACGTGAGTGACGATGAAGAAACCTGGAGGGGTGATTGGGAGGAACCAGAGTGGTgctttgttgttggacttctgtgctcgTCATGGATTGGCCATAACAAACACCATGTCCGAGCATAGGGCGGTTCATAagtgtacttggtaccagaaTACCAGAGGCCAAAGATCGATGATCAACCTTAAAGAGTCTTAACATCAGATCTGCAGCCACATGTCTTGGACACTCGCCTGCTGGTGAGTTAATGCCATCCTGGAAAGCCCGCTTTAatccagctgtgctgcagcaagCCGTGAACACATGCGTTTCCACTGCGGCCTCACACCAACGGATAACCGTGCTAGAGAGGGATGTTTATTAAAATTCAGAAGCTGTTAGATCAATAATTTCTACAGCACCTGCTGAGGTTAAAAGTCCTCTCCCAGCTCTCGGTACTAAACACAGAGCCACCTTCAGCCTTCCCTCCTGTATCATAGCAGCCAGTGGAGGGCGCTGCCTCCCCCGCCTCCCCTCCCTGCAGCCTTTAGCCTGCAGCGCCGTGCTGCTCACCTGGAATGCAGGTGAGCTCATCTCTCCCCCCTGATGTGACACTATCAGCAGATACCATCTACACTACCTGCTGAGAGCTGAagtgctacacacacacacaggcctgctGCTCTCTAACTACATTCTGACTGTAGGTGTTAACTACAATGTATaactttaatatttatttaaatgcattaaaaGCAAAGAAAGAGTTGCCAGTTTACGTAGCAAAGACCATAATATTTAATACGTAGCTGTTGTTTCGGTTGTCATCTAAACTAACTAAGTTGATCACAAGACAGACTCAGGTTTGAAAAAGACCCCACACATCCTCTGcacatattgttattattgacaCATAGAGTTAGGTGACATAATGTCATGTATGAGGTAATCGGCGTGaagaggacggagcggtcacagacTGTGTGCGCGGCGCAGCGGTGCCAGGTAACGTTAGACCCCCTGaggccccgcagcgaaagctggaccagAGAGGACTGACACACAGTcatccgacggtaaagatcaaatgAAGCGCTCTACACATATATTGagtgtcatcttttcttgtaaaatgtccggtgtaatctgtaacaccggtgttgtcacaagtttatcaaccggtgggaaaatgtcctcaccgtgacatccctaacgGCCAACACCCTGATCCACTTCATCGGGTGTATCGGAGGGTTGCGTCTCTACTTTTTGGATTACAGGACGCCGACCTCTCCTCCGCCGCCCAACCAGTTCAAACACACGGGACACACAAGCTTTACTCTGAAGTGCTCTTTGAAGCTGGAACAGAGATGTACGATACAGCGTTGTGTGAGGCCGACATCAGCGCCGGTCGCAGCTTTTCAAAGCACGCAAACCGCCGACTACCAGGCAGATACATGCAGGTGAAGAGGAGACTCTTCTTCACAAAAACCCTGTCGGGGCTTTTATCTGCCATCTGACAAAGTGGGAACCTCTATGACCCGCCGTTGCTCTGGTGGAGCCCCTAtcacccccacccctcccaccaccacctcctcttcaCTGGTTGTTGCCAAAACACCAACCGGAGGACGAGCTGACAGCCAGCTGC encodes the following:
- the LOC119486776 gene encoding suppressor of tumorigenicity 7 protein homolog isoform X8 — protein: MFGTESSLSMFLNTLTPKFYVALTGTSSLISGLILIFEWWYFRKYGTSFIEQVSVSHLRPLLGGVDSSSPSNSNTSNGEADSNRQSVSECKVWRNPLNLFRGAEYNRYTWVTGREPLTYYDMNLSAQDHQTFFTCDSDHLRPADAIMQKAWRERNPQARISAAHEALELEESWSSPPLLSSCSCATAYILLAEEEATTIMEAERLFKQALKAGEGCYRRSQQLQHHGTQYEAQHRRDTNVLVYIKRRLAMCSRKLGRTREAVKMMRDLMKEFPLLSMFNIHENLLESLLELQNYADVQAVLAKYDDISLPKSATICYTAALLKARAVSDKFSPEAASRRGLSTAEMNAVEAIHRAVEFNPHVPKYLLEMKSLILPPEHILKRGDSEAIAYAFFHLQHWKRVEGALNLLHCTWEGTFRMIPYPLEKGHLFYPYPICTETADRELLPTVFHEVSVYPKKELPFFILFTAGLCSFTAMLALLTHQFPELMGVFAKAFLSTLFAPLNFIMEKVESILPSSLWHQLTRI
- the LOC119486776 gene encoding suppressor of tumorigenicity 7 protein homolog isoform X10, translating into MFGTESSLSMFLNTLTPKFYVALTGTSSLISGLILIFEWWYFRKYGTSFIEQVSVSHLRPLLGGVDSSSPSNSNTSNGEADSNRQSVSECKVWRNPLNLFRGAEYNRYTWVTGREPLTYYDMNLSAQDHQTFFTCDSDHLRPADAIMQKAWRERNPQARISAAHEALELEDCATAYILLAEEEATTIMEAERLFKQALKAGEGCYRRSQQLQHHGTQYEAQHRRDTNVLVYIKRRLAMCSRKLGRTREAVKMMRDLCVFQLMKEFPLLSMFNIHENLLESLLELQNYADVQAVLAKYDDISLPKSATICYTAALLKARAVSDKFSPEAASRRGLSTAEMNAVEAIHRAVEFNPHVPKYLLEMKSLILPPEHILKRGDSEAIAYAFFHLQHWKRVEGALNLLHCTWEGSEYTNAFRMIPYPLEKGHLFYPYPICTETADRELLPTVFHEVSVYPKKELPFFILFTAGLCSFTAMLALLTHQFPELMGVFAKAFLSTLFAPLNFIMEKVESILPSSLWHQLTRI
- the LOC119486776 gene encoding suppressor of tumorigenicity 7 protein homolog isoform X4; translated protein: MFGTESSLSMFLNTLTPKFYVALTGTSSLISGLILIFEWWYFRKYGTSFIEQVSVSHLRPLLGGVDSSSPSNSNTSNGEADSNRQSVSECKVWRNPLNLFRGAEYNRYTWVTGREPLTYYDMNLSAQDHQTFFTCDSDHLRPADAIMQKAWRERNPQARISAAHEALELEESWSSPPLLSSCSCATAYILLAEEEATTIMEAERLFKQALKAGEGCYRRSQQLQHHGTQYEAQHRRDTNVLVYIKRRLAMCSRKLGRTREAVKMMRDLCVFQLMKEFPLLSMFNIHENLLESLLELQNYADVQAVLAKYDDISLPKSATICYTAALLKARAVSDKFSPEAASRRGLSTAEMNAVEAIHRAVEFNPHVPKYLLEMKSLILPPEHILKRGDSEAIAYAFFHLQHWKRVEGALNLLHCTWEGTFRMIPYPLEKGHLFYPYPICTETADRELLPTVFHEVSVYPKKELPFFILFTAGLCSFTAMLALLTHQFPELMGVFAKAFLSTLFAPLNFIMEKVESILPSSLWHQLTRI